TGTCAGTTTACATttatacgacggcgtattagggccacataagaaaataaaaacgcttgtcactacgagaataaagtcgtagtttaaaaaaaacctcattatttaacgagaataaagtcgttaattaacgagaataaagtcatttaatAAGAATAAACtcgtattttaaaaaaaaactaattatttaatgaaaataaagtcattaattaactaaaataaagtcattatttaatgagaataaacttgtagttttaaaaactcatttaatgagaataaagtcattaattaacgagaataaagtcattatttagtgagaataaagtcgtagttttaaaaaactcattatttaatgagaataaagtcattaatgagaataaagtccttatttaatgagaataaagtcgtagtttaaaaaaaaaacctcattatttaacgagaataaattcttacttttttgagattaaagtcgtaatattttgaaaattcgacagagtttctggttttacagcgaaggcaacaagtgaagcagcaactttcacttctgttggactccaaaacttggagtagaatccccacagtctcctcagaaacaacaaaccctctCCGTACAGCTCTCTGGTGTATCCACTGATAGCCCTTGTTACATCCCAGACAGTCACATCAGGTTATAGGGCTGGTGCCACTTTTATATTTATCTTTTGGTTAAGTTCTTTTTATAGATAGAAGTCAGGTTTTTGTTTGAGTTCTTTTTTAAGGGTAGGATCAGATTAGgcagttttattgtatttatctgattttggTTGGCACAACCCCCTTGTCCCTTCCTCCTCCACATTAGCGATCCTTTGTTAGTTTTCTTTTGTTCAATAAACCTTTGTCACTTGTTTCACACCTACACTGACTCATCTTCATTTTGATTGTCGGGTTAACGTCTCCTTTTCACACACCAGCAAAGGAGTCATAACAGCCCTACAGCTgaccacttcatcagtttctcctccacaaaagagacaGTTTACTCCAAATCAGTTTGGTTTTTAcaacgaaacaaacccaaacatgtgcaaactcacttcaaagtccttagactaatgataatgtgttgatggggggacagactcagtatttggcctttgtgcctaacccccaaatgaaagtagaacttcacaaaatgttccaagttctacattattcgatgagtgggtacgactttattctcattaaataatgactttattctcaaaatataatgactttattctcgttaaataacgacttcattctcattaaataacaagtttattctcgtagtgacaagcgtttttattttcttatgtggccctaatacgccgtcatacatttacacataaaattgtaaatgtaaatttaacaCTTAAAGAAATCATTTCAACACTGTCATTGAGTCCTCACTAGTTTTTGTGAGGACATGTGTGTGCCGACCAAAACCTTCTGCACATATAAGAACAATAAATCCTGGTTCACTGCAAAACCCAGGTCGCTTCGTCAGGCCAAGGAGGAGACCTACAGAAGTGGGGACAGAGTCCTGTACAAGTCCAGGAACACGCTGACAAAGGAGATGAAAGTGGCAAAGAGGTGCTACTCGGAGAAGCTGAAAAACAGGTTCACAGCAAACGAGCCTGCGTCAGTGTGAGAGGTCTACAGGACATCACTGGCTACAGGAGACCTTCCCCCCACATTGCAGTGGGCTGTGAACTGGCGGACAACCTGAATACCTTTTACTGCAGGTTTGAGAAGCCAGCTTTCACACGCATCCCTCGCACCATCATCAATCAACCCTCACCTTCTCCTATCGACCCCCCACCAACACTTAGGATCTGCAAAGAGGATGTGAGTCAGCTCTTCAGGAGACAAAAGACCAGGAAAGTTCCAGGGGCAGATGGGGTGTCACCCTCCTGTCTGATGGTCTGTGCTGACCAGCTGGCCCCCATCTTCACCCGGCTCTTTAACAGATCACTGGAGCTGTGTGAAGTCCCCTCCTGCTTCAAACACTCCACAATAATCCCAGTCCCCAAGAAAACAGTTATCTCAGGACTAAACGACTACAGGCCCGTGGCCCTGACATCTGTGGTCATGAAGTCTTTTGAGAGACTGATGCTGAGCCACCTGAAGGACATGATAGGACCCCTGCTGGACCCCCTGCAGTTTGCCTACTAGGCAAACAGGTCAGTGGATGATGCTGTCAGCATGGGTCTGCACTACATCCTGCAACACCTTGACTCCCCTGGGACATATGCAGTGATGCTGTTCGTGGACTTAAGCTCTGCATTCAACACCATCAGTCCAGACATCCTCCACCACAAACTCACCCAGCTCACCGTCCCAGCCTCCACCTGCCAGTGGATCACAAACTTCCGAACAGATAGGAGACAGCAGGTGAGGTTAGGAAAATTCACATCCAGCATCCAGACAACCAGCACAGGTGCCCCCCAGGGATGTGTGCTCTCCCCACTGCTCTTCTCCCTCTACACCAATGACTACACCTCAGCAGATCCATCTGTCAAACTCCTGAAGTTTGCAGATGACACAACGGTCATCGGCTTCATCCGGGACGGTGACGAGTCTGCATACAGACAGGAGGTGGAATAGCTGGTCCTGTGGTGTGTTAGTTacagcattttttcttttttttttttactccctgggcaggtttttttgttttattttatgtttttttttagtttagttttttattgtttctttttattgttttttttttttttacttttttttttgttttcccacccccaggaagtgtttttttttattttatttttttatttaaataaattgttttgtttgttttttaatcccacaggcagtttttttttttttttttaactttttttatgactttttttttttaactttttttgtttgtttttactttttttttttttttaattttaaattaatttttttttaattttttttttatttacatatacccgccaccaccacccctcttcgggggacaactttattgttagttacagcttttttttttgcttttttttttttttttttttttttactccctgggcaggtatttttgttttattttacggtttttttttagtttggttttttattgtttctttttattgttttttttttttttttccccacccacaggaagtgtttattttattttattatttaaagaattttttttgtttgttttttttatcccataggcagttttttttttttttactttatttatgattttttgttttttacttttttgtttgtttttacatgtttttattttttattttttttatttttttaatttacatatacccgccaccaccccccctcttcggaggacaactttattgttagttacagcgtcttttttttttttttttactccctgggcaggtttttttgttttattttatgttttttatgtttattttatgattttttttttttttttacttttttgtttgtttttacatgtttttatttttatttttttattttttatttttttatttttttttattttttttttttaaatttacatatacccaaatttttttttgtttgtttgttttatcccacaggcagtttttttttttttttttttaaacttttttttatttaaagacttttattgtttgttttttttataccaaagcagtttttttttttaactttttttttttttttttttatttacatatacccgccaccaccacccctcttcgggggacaacattattgttagttacagcatttttttttttttttactccctgggcaggtttttttgtttaattttatgttttttttttagttttattttttattgtttcttttcattgtttttttttttttttttttcccacccccaggacgtgttttttttattttcttttttttatttaaagaattttttttgtttgtttttttttatcccacaggcagttttttttatgattttttttttttttttactttttttgtttgttttttcatgtttttttttttttattttatttgtttttttgatttttttgaatttacatatacccgccaccaccacccctcttcggaggacaactttattgttagttacagcattttttttttttttaactccctgggcaggtttttttgttttattttatgtttttttttttttttagttttgttttttattgttcctttttattgtttttttgatggtttttttttttttttttttttttttttactttttttgggttttttttcccacccccaggaagtgggttttttttattttcttttttttatttaaagaatttttttttgtttgtttttttatcccacaggcagttttttttaatgattttttttttttttttactttttttgttttttttttcatgttttttttttttaatttatatttgtttttttgattttttttgaatttacatatacccgccaccaccacccctcttcggaggacaactttattgttagttacagcatttttttttttttttttaactccctgggcaggttttttttgttttattttatgtttttttttttagttttgttttttattgtttctttttattgttgtttttttttttttttttttttatcccataggcatttttttttgtttactttttttttattttttattttatttacatatacccgccaccaccacccctcttcggaggacaactttattgttagttacagcattttttattttatttatttatttattttttactccctgggcaggtttttttgttttattttatgtttttttgttttttattgtttctttttattgtttttattattattattatttttttatttacatatacccgccaccaccacccctcttcgggggacaactttattgttagttacagcatttttttttttttttttttttttttttttttttttactccctgggcaggtttttttgtttaattttatgttttttttttagttttgttttttattgtttcttttcattgtttttgtttttgttttttttttttactttttttggtttttttttttcccacccccaggaagtgttttttttttttatttaaagaaatttttttgtttgtttttttattccacaggcagttttttttatgattttttttttttttttactttttttgtttgttttttcatgtttttttttattttattttatttgtttttttgatttttttgaatttacatatacccgccaccaccacccctcttcggaggacaactttattgtttgtcacagcattttttttttttaactccctgggcaggtttttttgtgttattttatgtttttttttttttagttttgttttttattgtttctttttattgttttttttatgtttttttttttttttttttttttttttttactttttttttttttttttgttttcccacCCCCAGGAAgtggtttttttattttatttttttatttaaagaatttttttggtttgtttttttttttatcccacaggcagtttttttttttttttttaacttttttttatgatttttttttttttttactttttttgtttgtttttacatgtttgtttttgttgttctgattttttttgattttttttttatttacatatacccgccaccaccacccctcttcggaggacaactttattattagttacagcatttttttttttttaactccctgggcaggtttttttgttttattttgtttttttttttagttttgttttttattgtttctttttattgtttttttttttttttttttttttttttttatcccataggcatttttttttgtttacttttttttattttttattttatttacatatacccgccaccaccacccctcttcggaggacaactttattgttagttacagcattttttatttttatttttatttttattttttactccctgggcaggtttttttgttttattttatgtttttttgttttttattgtttctttttattgtttttattattattatttttttttacttttttttcgttttttttttttttttccacccccaggaagtggttttttttatttttttatttttttatttaaataaatttttttgctcttttgttttatcccacaggcagtttttttttttttttactttttttattgatttttttttttttttttaattactttttttgtttgtttttacatggtttttttttgtttgtttgtttgtttttttttcgttttgattttttttacccgCCAGCCTCTGAGATGGCCTCTGATTTTTCTGGGCCGACAATGCAGCCCCCTTCCCTCCGCCGGAAGAGGAGGGCAGGGGGCTTCATTTCTGGACTTAAAGGTCATTGGCCACCAAAGAgccagaggaggaaggaggggggCCTCTGGCTCTGAGGTGGTCTATGACTTTCTACGCAGACAACAGACCCTCCTCCCCTCCaccagaggaggaggggagggggctaAATGTCTGGCCTGATTGGTCATGGGCCACCAGACAGCtagaggcagagggaagggggcctcTGCCTCTGGCTCTGAGGTGGTCTATGACTGTCTAGGCGGACAACGGATCCCCCTGCCCTCCTCCTGTTgtggagggcagggggctgcatGTCAGGCCTTATTGGTCATGGGCCACCAGACAGCtagaggcagagggaagggggcctcTGCCTCTGGCTCTGAGGTGGTCTATGACTTTCTTGGCTGACAACGCATCTCCTCTCCTCTGGCGGAGAGCAGGGGGCTGCGTGTCCGGCCTGAATGCTCACTGGAGGATGGGGGCTGCCTTAACCCCAGTCATGGGGCCCAGGCAGCCACACCGTCTCCCCTTGGAGACGGTGCGGACAGGGGCAGGGGCCACCTGAACCCCAGTAATTGGGGTCAGGTGACCACACCGACTCCCAGTTGGGGCCACCTGAACCCCAGCGCTGGGGGGGAAAGCGGCCACGGAGGATGGGGGGATGGAGGCCACGGAGGACGAGGGCCCCCTCAACCCCAGTAATGGGAGGAAGGCGACCAATCCTTCCCTCCGGGGGGACGGGGGCTGCCTGGACCCCATCACTCCGTCTCCCTTTGGAGACGGTGCGGACAGGGGCAGGGGCCACCTGAGCCCCAGTGATGGGGGTCAGGCGGCCATACCGACTCCCACTTGGGGCCACCTGAACCCCAGCGCTGGGGGGAAAGCGGCCACGGGGGACGGGGAACGCTTCAACCCCAGCGCTGGGGGGAAAGCGGCCACGGGGGACGGGGAACGCTTCAATCCCAGCGCTGGGGGGAAAGCGGCCACGGGGGACGGGGGCCGCTTCAACCCCAGCGCTGGGGGGAAAGTGGCCACGGGGGACCGGGGCCGCTTCAACCCCAGCGACTGGAGGAAGGCTACCAA
This region of Sphaeramia orbicularis chromosome 12, fSphaOr1.1, whole genome shotgun sequence genomic DNA includes:
- the LOC115429114 gene encoding U1 small nuclear ribonucleoprotein C-like, with amino-acid sequence MDEVQVAPAPVCNMYTVSKRRRCSCLDPFPEVQAAPDPPEGGIGSLPPVAGVEAAPVPRGHFPPSAGVEAAPVPRGRFPPSAGIEAFPVPRGRFPPSAGVEAFPVPRGRFPPSAGVQVAPSGSRYGRLTPITGAQVAPAPVRTVSKGRRSDGVQAAPVPPEGRIGRLPPITGVEGALVLRGLHPPILRGRFPPQRWGSGGPNWESVWSPDPNYWGSGGPCPCPHRLQGETVWLPGPHDWG